Sequence from the Mixophyes fleayi isolate aMixFle1 chromosome 4, aMixFle1.hap1, whole genome shotgun sequence genome:
GAAAGCACAATTCAAAGATAAAACTGTTTTACTTGGTGTGCAAAGCCGCATTCTGCACAGTGACCGGTATAGCAACAGCTTATATTGCGGCTTACATCTGAACACAGTTTAACGGTTTGTCCATTTGCTCCTACAGCTAAATAGTTTTtgtattctgtgttttgttttacttCTGGGGCCTCTACCAGGCAGATATTTGTTGGTCTTGGATACATTGCAAATGTGCTCCATGGGTAGAATTGCATAATGCACAAGTGAAGTGGTCATGTCTAAGGGAGAACACATATAAACAGATCTGCCTTATAGTAAAGGTGAAAATACAGAAGGAAATTGGAAAACCTAAATTGTTTTATTCCCTCCTGTAATTTACTGAATACAAGAATATAATTTTGTCAGAAGATGGGAAAACCCTTTTATCAATGTACTGTTCTGCTAAAGACTCTATGGTGATGgtgtgtttgtttggtttttttttttttttttgtttgtttttatttttttctctgcagcTGGGATGAGTGGGTACCAGAGAGTAGAGTACTCAAATACGTGGACACTAACCTGCAGAAACAAAAAGAACTTCAGAAAGCCAATCAGTAAGTATGGTTTTGCCATAAATGTGTACACTTTATACTGTTGGACAAGATTTCAAGAGCCTAAACTGTCCTCTATGAACCACCATCAGCACTCCACTGTTTTACTCACATCCCATGACACTGCCTAGCAGATGACATGTTTGGGCTAATATATGAATTGTAATGCAGGGATCAGTATGCTGAGGGGAAGATGAGAGCAGCCGCTCCAGGAAAGAAGACGGCTGCACTTCAACAGAAGAATGTAGAAGTGTAAGTAAATGTAAAAGTTCACTTATTTACTATTTAGACTTGTTTAAAAGTATTGAAGCACTGCATATTCGTGGTTTACTAGTAATTATTGTGCTATTTACCACATCTTAAAAATGTGCAatgtccttatttttttttttttcgttttaggaaaacaaaaaagaataagCAGAAAGGtaggttttaaaaataattttttttttttttttcatctttactATATATTCTCTTTACTAAGTGTAGTTTCTTTACAGCCCCTGGAAGTGGCGAAGGCAGCAGTACCAGCGATGCTCCTCAGCCGCCACGCAAGAAACGGGCTCGTGTGGATCCCACTGTAGAGAGTGTAAGTGTCTCTTGTGACTAGCCTTAATAATGAGCAGAACCTAAGTGAAGGAGATTTGTTGTAGGATGTTATGGTGCTGACTTACAAGTGCAGGTGTACACTGCTGCTTTGCTCTTTTTGTTTTATCTAACTTCTAAAGATTGCTTCTATGTAGTTAAGAAAACAGACTGAAGACaattgaatgaggatgggactaaTTTGTAGTGCTTTTTGTTGGATTATGTAAACTACAGGTGTATTCATGCTGACTCATTATAGAACATTTACACTATGAGCAACAGTAGTGGTAAAATTGATAATATAAAATTGAGCACCCTTTTGATGTTTGTGCACCTAGGAGGAGACTTTTATGAACAGAGTTGAAGTGAAAGTAAAGATTCCAGAGGAATTGAAACCCTGGCTTGTGGATGACTGGGATCTCATCACAAGACAGAAACAGGTACTGTACTTTTGTAACTTACACTTGAATATAACATGAAGCCACACAGATTTCATCTTAGAAATACGGAATTCAGAACCCTTTCGCCAATTGACTTGCAGTTGGTGGTCTGAGCTTGCTTGTGGCAGAGTGCAACCATTTCCTAATGGTGGTATTACCCAATTGACCATCCAGCTAAAAcctgtacttttaaaaaaatattttattattggcTCCAACATATAATGTAGCACTACATTAAGGGGATCACAAGATAAATAACTTGCAATGATCTAAAactgaaggtaaagatggcccttgCCAAACGAGCTGGCAATTTAAGTGGTGTGGGATTGATTTACACATACATAAGCTAGTGGAATAGCTGTAGTTGGTGGtaagtgtgtgtggctactgtaaggtaGAAGTTACAAATATTAAAGCCACCATTGGGGACTGGCATTTGAGTGGCTACTAGTGGTTGGAGTAAGGTTGCAATGATGACTCGGTGGAAGGTGGACAGATAAACTAGTCACTGCAGAGATTTCAACAGTCCACTTCTGCCCAACCATAAGTGTCCTTCATCACTTGTGGTAAATGAAGCGCCTTATGATTCTGGAAAAGACTTGTGCTGCCTGGTCATTCTTGTAGAGAATTACACTTTGAGTATTTCTGTACCCaggttcttttatttatttagtttgtttgttttgtttcaatTTAATCGTGCTAGACATAGAGCCAGGAAAATTGTTCCCCATGTTTGGGAAATTTGTGGCATTGGCTGCTGCCACCAAGAGGGCCAGAGATGAGTGGCAAAGATAGTTGAATTTGTTTTGTCCAGCAGCTGAATTTGAGATGGAATTTCAGTAGGTTTCCAAAGCCAACCTATCCTTGGTCTGATGACTCCGTGGTACCACTGTAATTTTTCactctttgcaaaaaaaattttttaaaaattaaaatttgtgGGGTGTATGGCACTGCCATCTCTAACTGCAGTCTTTTATGCCACAATACCTAGGGTCTTACGGTGTAATGGTGCTTAATTGAACTCTTGTTTTGGGGTTGGGAGGGTGGTTATACTTCACTCTGCGTTGTTTTGCGAAAAACTAGTGCACTGTCCCACGTACTATTTGTCGGCCAAGTAGTGGCATTGCACCAGCTTGTCAAATATAAACTGAAATGTTCTTAGATTGTATTCCTAATAAAGAGACTGCGCCAcgcaaaactaaaaatgtagtttAGGGTGGGAGAACAAAGAATTAAAACCAGAATGCTTGAGTCCACACTGGATTGAAATGTCTAAGCAGGACTCCTCACCGTGCTTGGGCTTTCTGAAGCAAGGCAAGTGCTGGTTAATACATCAAGTGGGAAGAGGAATGGACTGCAGTGTGGGTTAGATAGACTTGACATGGACACCCTGTGGTTCCGGCCAATGCAACATAACATCTGAGtagtcatatattttattttaactgaacTTTTAATTTAGGGTTGGGTTTGTCTTTAAAACCCTTGTGTTCCATATACTGTGggaatgttttaaataaagtttatattttaatacattttgaagACTCTTGCCTTGGTTTTTAAGTGCATGACATTCATTGGACACTTATATTAATATTCTTCTAGCTTTTTAATCTTCCTGCCAAAAAAAATGTGGAAACTATCTTGGAAGAATACGCTACATACAAAAAATCCAGGGGAAACACAGACAACAAGTAAGTACTACTCCCACATTGTACGGttggcttttgttttgttttttttccccctgttttGGTTTAAAAGTAGGTTAAAGTATCCCAAATTTAAATTGCAAGCAACCACCTCCCGATACTGACATAACtgtgggcaggggagggctggcaaacttgaggcccaggggacaagactcaactcggcagcctattaggaacatttcaaaagcaaaaaaagcaggtgacccagcccaagatggCCCACAATGTGACCGGCCTGGGTGCAGATGCCCCCCCAGCCTGCTCCTGACTGCAGGGATCACTATAATACTCGGATCTCTACTGGGTGATTGATTCAAATGTCAAGTCCTAACAGAGACCGACATCATATTGGAAGGCTGCCATACTGTCCAATCGGCATTAGCAAAACATCTGCATTTCTTCAGTGTTAAACAGCTGCTGAGACAGAGAACAAAGGAACCATGTGGCTGTGCTAGTTTATCAAATGGTTTAATTGCAAAACTGTTTGCGTTGATGTAGAATATTTTAGTCACTGTATACTTTGGTTTGTGGCTGTCTTGCAGGGAATATGCAGTAAATGAAGTTGTCGCTGGTGTTAAGGAGTACTTTAATGTTATGCTGGGCACACAGCTGCTGTACAAATTTGAGCGCCCTCAATATGCAGATATCCTGGCAGACCATCCGGACGCCCCCATGTCTCAGGTGTATGGTGCACCCCACTTGCTGCGTCTCTTTGGTAGGTTTATGTATAACCTTCCTTCTgcatttgtggttttttttttcacctcgGTATCCTTCAATGTTGGCTCATATATTTTTCTGATCCACTTAGTTCGCATTGGAGCCATGCTGTCGTACACTCCCTTAGATGAGAAAAGTCTGGCCCTGCTTTTGAACTATTTGCATGACTTTCTAAAGTAAGTAACATTTTGCTGCCTCTGAAATAAATTTGACATCCTCTATTGCCCTACTCTGTATAGGAACTGTAACGGATGACTATGTCCATCACTTGTGGTTTTGCCTTTCAACAAACTTTTATTTGCAGAGTAAAGTGAATTTGCAAAGGTATAATTGGTGACAAAGATTTGAAATTTCAATGCTATTTTGCTTGGTATTAATAGGGTCCTGTATGgcaatattttaaataagtgtttcTAGAACAAGGGGGcacttatatatatttaagttTCAGACTTTAAATTTCAATCTATCGAGAGATGCtattatgtaaaatatgttttcacATGCCAATAAGAGCACGTCAGGGAAAAATTACTGTTGGTGATGGCCATATTTGGCTTCCAACTTGTATGTTGCACTCCACTACTGTAATCTTTTCATAAGACTGTTTGCCATTCATGCATTTTCAGTGTTTGTACATAGTTTAACAATGTGGATTCTTTTTTTGTTGCTAGATATTTGGCCAAAAATTCCTCCACACTGTTTAGTGCCAGCGACTATGAAGTTGCACCCCCTGAATACCACAGAAAGGCCGTATAGTCTCAACACTGACGTTGTGTCCAAGGCTTCCCTACCAGATCATTCTAGAGTGTAACATTGTGCAAGTGACTGGATGAGAATGTGTGCTTCATCCTTTTGGGTGATCTTGTGGATTTAGAGCAGACAGAAGACCATTGTCTGGCCATCAGACTTCAGACCTGGAATAACTGCGTTTGACAATGACTGTTGGATACAGCTGAACTTTGACCAGTGGTGTCTTGCCTTCTATACTCAGACTGTGTGTGGCTGAAGATTATTGCTACACGGAAATGAGCCTGGTTTCCACTGCTGCAGGGTGATTGTATGGTTTTCAGCCTTGTTCAtcttgtgtatattgtatgtacttTCCTGCCCGGTCACCGGGCCCCGTCCAGTCCAGAATACAGCCAAATTCTCTACTGCTGATGGAGTTAAAGGCTTGTTGGGAGCCCTCCATTACGTCATGGatttctaccttttttttttatttttttttttatttttttttaaatccaatatATTCCTTTCTATAATGCACTGTAACTATTGTGCGACTACATATTTCTCAACATCTAAGGTCCACTTCCCTACTTTAGGTTCCAGTAATCgcccaatgcatttttttttctagctCAAATGGCATAATCTGTATCTACAGTATATCAAAAATATCTCTTGCCTATGGATGCAATGTTCTTCACACCCACATTTTAAGGTAGAGCATTTCTAGGATTGGAAGACAAAATTATAAGCATATAAAGTGTTTGCTAAAACcaaattgtgttttatatatagacTTTTTGAACTGAGGGGTTAGAAATGGCTGCTGAGCGACTGTTTGACAAGGTAAGAAGTTACAGGCAGAGTACATTGAACAGTGACTTGTGGAAATGGCTAGCAGTGTAACTATGCCCCATTCAGCTTCCAGAAGTGTAATATTTGAGTCAGTGTCTGTATCGCATAACAATTGTTTGTCCTGAAGCAGGTGTCAAAATCTTATAACATTTGTTTCTTCAAGAGTTCATCTGTGCAGATGTTTCCCTGATCTACCAGGTTGGACTGAATTCTTCGCCTGTGTGCAGTTTCATGCTGTTTCCTTGTTTATTGGACAGCATAAATTTGACCAGTGTTCATTTtatgctgttttaaaaaaaaaattgagaagtGGAACTGACCACAAGCACTTTTTGTGTCTGTGCTAATTATATGTTTGAGATGGGGAGAATTTGTCACTTAGATGAGTAAATAAACTGCTTGGCTGGCTGCTCCTCCCTCCTCAGGCCACAGTCATGCTGAGTTTGTATTGTTTCCTGGTGGCTCACCATTCCATGATTTATTCTCCCCATCATTGTCACAAATGCCAGCAAGTATTTTGCTGCACTTGGTGTTTACACCATGGTTAATTATGATCAAATGTTCTTTTAATGCATGGTGGTTTTATGTATTGCTTTAAAAATACAAGTGTACAAAAGAGGTTCTATAAAATAAAGGTTCTGTTATACCATGTCACGTTTTATCTGAAGCTATTGCAGAAAGTATATAGTCTGTATGTTATCTAACCAAAATGTTTGGTAGGCAGTGGGAAAAAACAGCTCAGCTTAGTGCAGCAAGGCGTAGATCTGATTTTTGTAATCCCAATAAAATTTCACATACATTGTTATATATGTCTTCACCAAAACTTACAACTAGCCACATTTTAAGCAATATCCAACTCAATTTGGCTGAGAGTTAATGATCTGTGAAAGAAAAGGGCACCCATCACCTCCCCCCATATGCTACTATTGTCTTTTACATGTGGGTACTGACCACCTCTCCATGCCatatttttcctagcagcagtgtATGCTACAATAGACAGATCCAAAACATTTAATGATCAGATTTGTTAAATTTAGTTATATACAATCCAGAATGTAGTGAGGTTTTTGGCATGTTTACTTACAATTGCCATAAGCTGCTTAACTTTTGTTGGTATAATATATTTCTAACTGTATAGATGACTGCTATGTACTTCTGTGAAGTGTAGGAGACTAGGCTTTTTGTGGTAATTGCATGAGTGTCACTGACAAAAGCTGACCACACTGCAATATCAGtctatttggggggaaaaaaaacaatgggACCCCAGTGAAGCCTAAAGGGGATCCATCTACTTGGCCGACAAGCTGAACAGCTACATTTCAACCAGTTTGGACATATGGTGTTTGCTGTCATAAGATCAGTCATGGATAGCTGCTACTTCCTACCCCTGAGAGTTTGGAGATGTGTTGCGCTGCTACATGGAATGGTTCTATTGGTAAGTGGTTCCCAGTGCTTTTTACTTAGTGATGTACTACACGAGCTTGAACTCTAGTGGACTTCAACACGTCTCTGCTATATGTAGGATCGCAGGATAGTGATGTGGGAAGCATTATGAAATGTGTGgtgggtttatttattttttattgcccaCAACTACTATTTAAGGCCATCTTGTAGTTAGTGCTTAGTTATTTTGATGCTTTTTCCATCTTGCCTACATAGCCTCCATTTCATATGTCACAAAGGCCATTAATGAGGTTCAAACAACCTAGACAGAAAGGTATTTAAGCAAAAAGTACAAATCTGGGTTCTCATTTAATGGCATATATCTTGGCTGTATTTTTGAAACAAACTCGGCCAGTATTGCATGGTCAGTCATTATGAACAAGTGTCATTCAGTGAAGACATGACATTAAGTTTGTATAATGTTGCAATGCAGCTTCAACCTTGAGCATTTGGCTCTGACAGGATCTGAGTGTGGGATTAAAATGCCTATATATAATCTGATCTGACCACCTGCTCCTAGCGCTTCCTGTGCATGTGATCTTGGCTTCTGGAGGCTATAACATGAGCTGACACAAGATCCTGTTCTCTTGTATTAACCTCACATATGGCTTGATCATATAACATGCTTTGTAATTTCCTGAGCAAGCTTTCATATTTTTAGACTTACTGTGCATAGTATCTAACCTTTATATCTTGTTGGGTAATAGCTCACATTTACTTGTATTTCATTTTGTAAATCTGATAACTAGCAAAAGCAACCTGGTCATTGTCTGGAGGTTGATGCTGGTTACATGCATGCAAGCAAGAGGATGGGCGTCAGGTAGCTTAACTAAAGTGCCATAAAGGATAAATTGCAAAGTACAGCTTGTGAAAATGGGGCTTAAAATGAAGCTTGGTTTTCAAATTGCAGAGGTGCGGTTTAGTTTTTGAGGTGATACAGATATAAGTTTGTGGGTTTGAAAACTATTTGCGGGGAGACGTCTTAGGTGGATCCATTATAACTGTAGTGGTATAAGTTCAGAGAAAGTGTAGCAAATAGTGTGTGGAGAATTAGGGGGGTGGGGGTCTCTATATAATATGTGGGACtttaccacagccttcaaatctctaAATGCACTGTGAAAACCAATTTCTAAGCTCCCACTTATACTAGTCACAATAAAGTACCGTCATGACTGTCAAAAtgtactctgagccacacttgcatCTCTTTGGCCGTGCCCTTTTAAATTTGAACGTAAGCGCTCTACCCTTTGGGGAAAACACTGGAGCACTGTGGCAACTGAAAGATCAATTATAATAAGTTAGTGCAAAATATGACATTCCTACAAATCCTATCCAAAACCAATCGCCAATAGGATGCATTGGGTCTGCTCCCCATTAGTGGATGGACTTGGCAGATAAGGTGCTTACTTTGAGTATTGGAAGGGATAGTAGGAGAAGGGGGTGGGAGGGTACAGTGGGTAACATTGTAATGCTGTGTTCAGTAGGCTTACCTTTTCATGCAGATCTGGCTTCCCTGGGACGCTTCCTGCTACAATTGGGTAGCGGTAGTGTGACTTGTTCAGGTGCTTCTAGGTTCCCTCTGCAGTGGTGAGTATCACCTCTGTTACTGTGTAATAATCTTCCGGATCCTGAACAGTGGTATATGCGCTCAGACAGGCGTAAGTGCACATCCTACACTGGTGCGCAACAATGACGTTACTCCTATGCAGTGTATAAAGCGCAGAAGAGGAGTAGGCTCACATAGCAAACACGTATTTCACTTGGTTTTGAACCATAAGACTCCAGCCTGAACCTTAAATCTGGTAATGATTCCTGCACAGATGGACCAGGAGCCCACCACAAAAAAACTTACTAACacccctagaaaaaaaaaagacaagcatCCACAACCTCCGAAGCAACTTAAACAGCTTTTCTCTTGGATGCTATTGATGCAGGAATCTTTGATTCAAAAGCAAGGGTCGAAGAGGGATAGAACCCAAATTGATGAGGATTTGGAACACTGGATGCCCGGTCCATCTACTGATTCAGTTTGCTCTGTTATAGACTCAGACTCTGTGCCTGATAGTGATGAAGAGATTGAAGAAATCTTGATGTTTAATGTAGACCGTTAACTGGTATCCTTAATCATATAAGTAAATCTATAGGTGTGGACGATAGACCTACCACCGCagaatgttgtttttgttttttttgttagataatcgggtgaaaatcAGAGTGGCTAATACTCAAAGTTTTTAAGGATCTAGTTTATAAACAGTGGAAAGCTTTGGATAAATACCAACCTAATATGAAGAGAATAAGCCATTTGGATACATCATCCTGAAAGGGATACAGATGGAGCCTGGTACATAATGATTCGACTACTGTAAGTCTGTCATCGAGAACCACGATTCCCTTAGATGATTAGCGTCCCTTGATTGACCCTATGTACAGAAAAATGGAGAGCGATTTTAAAAGGTTACATATTTCTTCAGTCTAGTATAGCAGTAGCCTCAGTCTTTAGTCTTAATTTATGGGCTAGTACTTTCAATACAGATATTGAAGAAAAGATTAGTAGACTACCTTCTGAAATGTATAGAAGTTATGCAAAAAAGTGTGTATTTCATTTGTGAAGcctttggacttttttttttttttttttttctagaaacaGGACTTAAGCGGTAATAGCAAGAAGAGTTCTTTTGCTACACCTGTGAGGCAGACCTGCAGaccaaaaaaaatgtacctggccGCATTTCGTTTGCgggtgtttcttttttttgtttggtgaAAAACTTGATACTATGCTGCAGAAATCTGCTTTGAGCGGATCAGTCTACTTCAAGAGAAGAGGAAGGcatttttcatatgtttcttCTAGACGGCAGTTTAAGGAAGCTCGTTCGTACAGGCTTTGGAAAGAGTGTTTCAGGCAGTTTGAGAGCACTTTTAGGCAGTCTTTTTGGCCATTTAGAGCCAAGAGACAGGCAAGGACAACAAATTCCAATGACTTTCTACAAGTCCAACCTCTTCCTGTTTGCAGAGTTTTGGAAACTTACCACTCTACAGAGTTTCTCATTCTGCCTCGTATCATTTTTTTGTCATGTCCCAAAATACATCTTCCCTCCTGGAGCAAACAAGCTTTAGAAGATATCCTTCGTTATTGCCCCTGTCAATCAGAAAGGCACATGCTTTTATTCGAAACTATACTTAGTTCAAAAGTAATCAGGTTTCAGAATCATTTTTGGACTTTCGAAATCTGAATAGTTTTGTTTAAGGAGAACATTTCCAAAGTGAGTAAACTGTTTTCAATGCAAAAGGGAAaggagaattattatttttttcctcaaTAGATCTGCAGAAAGTAGATTTTTACATCCCTATGTCAATTCAACACCATCGATTTTGTGGATTATTTATCCAGGGTTGTCACTCCCAGTTTACCTGCCTTCCATTTGGTCTTTCCACAGCTCCAAGCAACTACACCAAATTTTTGGTACTTCTTATGGCAGCTGTAGAAAGCTTAGCATAACTCTATGACTGTATCTGGATGACCTCTTGGACACAGCGAAATCAGAGTTTGCAATACGATTATGCTGCTGCCTTAAACGGGACagggttgtcttttttttttttttatatatatatatatatatagacatagacaATATGCACAATATTTGAGTAGATATAATTGGCACTGCTTATGACACCCCTATATGTAGTGAGGTTATTCCAATTTTGTGTTAAGTACGCTTCTAAGTGTTCTATCAATCTTTGATACACCGTTCTTCTGTATGAAACTGTTAGGCTtagatatttttaataaagatgtcTTACAGTTCTGTAGTGTTCAGAGTCCATGGATGGTGCTTTTTACTATGGCTCTTGTTCCTTCTCTTCTCAAGTCCTCTGTTTAGACGCATATCCAATTTTTTCAGTCTTGTGCAATAAAGAGTACAAAATATAGTGAAGTACGTTCCTTttgtgttacacacacacacacacacacacacacacacagttgtacTTATGTGTTCTAGAGATGCATGAGCGGGTAGATTCTGGCCGATTGGAGCTCTCCTTATCCATTCTCAGGatacctccattttttttttttgttttgtctttttctcCGTTTCAGCGGTGCTGGTGCAATAGAAGATAGATACAGTACATGTAAATACGTTCATTATACAGACTTTACTCCGCCACAAATGAACTTGCATAAAGGTTAAATTATGATAGCAGTAGGATTCCAGTGTCCCCCTGGGTAGCTGAATCCACGCTAAACTTCTGCCATGTTGCTGTATCCTTCTCTGAAGCTGGCAGTAGCATGTTCCCGGTTTTCAAGCCACTGATTGGAAGCCTGTAAGGGTTAATTTGCTGTTAGCTTTAATTTCCAATGTGTTTCGTCACTTCCTCAGGGAATGTCCAACACTGATCTTAAATACCTTCAGTGGGCGTGGTTACTATATCGGATTTCATTGGCCAGTGACATAACTACCTATGAATGCTGCAACTCTTATCTAAAGGGTTGCACTTATCACTTGGTCGTCTGCAGTTTTACCCTTTTATATGTAGGTGGTATATATAAAACAAGTGCATGCATTTTTTAACTGTGTATTgttttgttcacttttttttGAATCATGGTACTTGATCTTATCTCTTTCATGGCAAATGTTTCACAGATGGTTTTAGTATACTAATTGCAATGATGGTATGCAAATGAGTGAACAACATATGATTATTTGTATGCATAAATTCACATTATTTGATACCTTTCTAAAGTGTCTGCCTAGACATTTCCTCCTCACTCCCTCTATTCCCTTTCACTTCTAAGGGAAATATGGTAGTACTGAATGAATGCCATTTGGTGCGTGTTAACTAAATTATAAGCAGGATGTgaacaatgttatt
This genomic interval carries:
- the MORF4L1 gene encoding mortality factor 4-like protein 1 isoform X3, with the protein product MAPKQDPRPKFQEGERVLCFHGPLLYEAKCVKVSIKDKQVKYFIHYSGWNKNWDEWVPESRVLKYVDTNLQKQKELQKANQDQYAEGKMRAAAPGKKTAALQQKNVEVKTKKNKQKAPGSGEGSSTSDAPQPPRKKRARVDPTVESEETFMNRVEVKVKIPEELKPWLVDDWDLITRQKQLFNLPAKKNVETILEEYATYKKSRGNTDNKEYAVNEVVAGVKEYFNVMLGTQLLYKFERPQYADILADHPDAPMSQVYGAPHLLRLFVRIGAMLSYTPLDEKSLALLLNYLHDFLKYLAKNSSTLFSASDYEVAPPEYHRKAV
- the MORF4L1 gene encoding mortality factor 4-like protein 1 isoform X1 gives rise to the protein MSVATRTVGQPHLQDRTAWDNLWILLCAAWKREGRIGERVLCFHGPLLYEAKCVKVSIKDKQVKYFIHYSGWNKNWDEWVPESRVLKYVDTNLQKQKELQKANQDQYAEGKMRAAAPGKKTAALQQKNVEVKTKKNKQKAPGSGEGSSTSDAPQPPRKKRARVDPTVESEETFMNRVEVKVKIPEELKPWLVDDWDLITRQKQLFNLPAKKNVETILEEYATYKKSRGNTDNKEYAVNEVVAGVKEYFNVMLGTQLLYKFERPQYADILADHPDAPMSQVYGAPHLLRLFVRIGAMLSYTPLDEKSLALLLNYLHDFLKYLAKNSSTLFSASDYEVAPPEYHRKAV
- the MORF4L1 gene encoding mortality factor 4-like protein 1 isoform X2, which translates into the protein MSVATRTVGQPHLQDRTAWDNLWILLCAAWKREGRIGERVLCFHGPLLYEAKCVKVSIKDKQVKYFIHYSGWNKKDEWVPESRVLKYVDTNLQKQKELQKANQDQYAEGKMRAAAPGKKTAALQQKNVEVKTKKNKQKAPGSGEGSSTSDAPQPPRKKRARVDPTVESEETFMNRVEVKVKIPEELKPWLVDDWDLITRQKQLFNLPAKKNVETILEEYATYKKSRGNTDNKEYAVNEVVAGVKEYFNVMLGTQLLYKFERPQYADILADHPDAPMSQVYGAPHLLRLFVRIGAMLSYTPLDEKSLALLLNYLHDFLKYLAKNSSTLFSASDYEVAPPEYHRKAV
- the MORF4L1 gene encoding mortality factor 4-like protein 1 isoform X4; the protein is MRAAAPGKKTAALQQKNVEVKTKKNKQKAPGSGEGSSTSDAPQPPRKKRARVDPTVESEETFMNRVEVKVKIPEELKPWLVDDWDLITRQKQLFNLPAKKNVETILEEYATYKKSRGNTDNKEYAVNEVVAGVKEYFNVMLGTQLLYKFERPQYADILADHPDAPMSQVYGAPHLLRLFVRIGAMLSYTPLDEKSLALLLNYLHDFLKYLAKNSSTLFSASDYEVAPPEYHRKAV